The Deinococcus aquaticus genomic interval TGATCAGGTCTTCCCTATTCCGCCCACTGCCGGGCGTACTTCTCGATGTCGAATTTGCGTTTCAGGCCGCCGGCGTTCATGTAGCGCACCGTGCCGAAGATGGGGCGGCGCGTCCAGGGGCGGTCGTGCAGGCCGAAGATCCAGCCGACGCCCACCCAGGAGTTCGGGTCGCGGCCGTCCTGCTCGTGGCGGTTGTTCAGCCAGATCAGCGTGTCGAAGGCTTCCTGTGGGGTGGGTGTCCATTCGAGGACTTTCTTGCCCCAGTACATGCGCATGTAGTTGTGCATGCGGCCGGTGCGGGTCATCTGGCGTTGCGCGGCGTTCCAGTACGGGTCGTGCGTCTGCGCGGCGTCCAGTTCGGCGCGGGTGTAGGTGTGTTCGCGGCGGTCCCCGGCGTGTTCTTGCAGTGTGGCGCGCGCCCAGGCGGGCAGGCCCTCGTAGCGGTCGTAGTGGGGGTTGTAGGTCGTGTAGTTGAAGCTGAGTTCGCGCCGCACGATCAGTTCTTCCAGGAAGGCGTCCGCGCCGGGGCCGCCGTGTTCGCGGGCGGCGATGGAGGCGCTCAGGGGTGAGAGTTGTCCGTAGTGCAGGTGGGCGCTCAGGCGGCTGCTGCCGTCCACGGTGGGGTCGTTGCGGCGGGTGTCGTAGGTGTCGAGCTTGCGGGTGATGAAGTCCTCCAGCAGGTCGTGCGCGGCGTTCTCTCCGCCTTCCTCGTCGCCGGGGGGCACGCTGTGGTCGATGGGGAGGGTCTTCAGGAGGCGGGCGGGGTCGCTGATGTCCTCGCCGGTCTGCCAGTCGCGTGCCTGCTGTTTCAGGTCGTGGGATTCCAGCGGCACGAGGTAGTCGTGCCACAGCCGGTGGATCTTCGGGCGGATGGTGCGCGCCGCGTACTCCTGCTTGCCGCTGACCACCCGCACGGGAATGAGGGCCTCGGATTCCACCTGCACCAGCGGCACGTCCAGCTGTCCGGCCAGCCAGTCGCGCCACTCGCGCTGGATGCGGGTGTAGCCCACGTCGGTCACGACGAGCGCCGCCCCCTCCCGCGCTGCGTTCAGGACCACGGCGGGCGGGTCGCCCAGCGTGACCCGCAGCGGAATGCCGCGCGCCGCGAGGTTCACGCGCAGGTCGCGCAGGCCCTCAAGCAGGTACGCGTAGTGGCGGGCGTTCGCTTCGGGGTAGC includes:
- a CDS encoding deoxyribodipyrimidine photo-lyase, yielding MIHDSRVQVLRPGTPRRGGFVLLWVQASVRTRDNHALEYAVREANRLGLPLVAAFGLTPGYPEANARHYAYLLEGLRDLRVNLAARGIPLRVTLGDPPAVVLNAAREGAALVVTDVGYTRIQREWRDWLAGQLDVPLVQVESEALIPVRVVSGKQEYAARTIRPKIHRLWHDYLVPLESHDLKQQARDWQTGEDISDPARLLKTLPIDHSVPPGDEEGGENAAHDLLEDFITRKLDTYDTRRNDPTVDGSSRLSAHLHYGQLSPLSASIAAREHGGPGADAFLEELIVRRELSFNYTTYNPHYDRYEGLPAWARATLQEHAGDRREHTYTRAELDAAQTHDPYWNAAQRQMTRTGRMHNYMRMYWGKKVLEWTPTPQEAFDTLIWLNNRHEQDGRDPNSWVGVGWIFGLHDRPWTRRPIFGTVRYMNAGGLKRKFDIEKYARQWAE